In a genomic window of Quercus lobata isolate SW786 chromosome 4, ValleyOak3.0 Primary Assembly, whole genome shotgun sequence:
- the LOC115985524 gene encoding uncharacterized protein LOC115985524, which yields MAGEPSKRDQNLYCQYHQDHGHTIENCKNLWNHLDQLVQEGKLKHLLHHSSGHQSHQEARRDAALRPPAGTISVIVVVPGRTGMRLARVLLMAQLPAKESQPGLKRARMSFCPILSFSEEDKIGTIQPHDDALLITLQIGDYDVKRVMVDGGSAAEVMYLDLYKGLRLKPEDLMPYNSPLMSFDRKLITPMGMIRLPIRIGPKIVEVNFIVVDTYSPYTAIVGRPWLHTLRVVTSSLHQKVKVPSGKQVLEIHGCQPTARQCVVAVISHQLDAESLASAEENL from the coding sequence ATGGCGGGAGAACCCTCGAAGCGCGATCAGAAcctttattgccaataccaccaagACCATGGCCACACTATAGAGAACTGCAAGAACCTCTGGAACCACCTAGACCAACTGGTCCAGGAAGGGAAGCTGAAACACCTTCtgcatcattccagtggtcATCAAAGCCATCAAGAGGCCAGAAGGGATGCTGCCCTAAGGCCACCTGCGGGAACGATCAGCGTAATCGTGGTCGTGCCAGGGAGAACGGGCATGCGCCTTGCACGAGTGTTATTGATGGCTCAACTGCCCGCCAAGGAGTCCCAACCAGGGCTGAAGAGGGCCAGGATGAGCTTTTGTCCCATTTTGAGCTTTTCAGAGGAAGATAAGATCGGGACCATCCAACCCCATGACGATGCACTGCTAATCACCCTCCAAATCGGGGACTACGATGTGAAAAGAGTAATGGTGGATGGCGGCAGTGCGGCTGAGGTTATGTACCTTGACCTATATAAGGGGTTGAGGTTAAAGCCGGAGGACTTGATGCCTTACAACTCCCCTCTGATGAGCTTCGACAGGAAGCTTATCACTCCAATGGGCATGATTAGGCTGCCCATCCGGATCGGCCCGAAAATAGTGGAGGTGAACTTCATCGTGGTGGACACCTACTCTCCCTATACAGCTATTGTCGGTAGGCCTTGGCTCCATACCCTACGGGTTGTTACTTCCTCGTTGCACCAAAAGGTGAAGGTCCCGTCAGGAAAACAAGTCCTGGAAATCCATGGTTGCCAACCCACAGCGAGGCAATGCGTGGTAGCAGTCATCTCACATCAGCTCGACGCGGAGTCCTTGGCCTCCGCCGAAGAAAATTTATAG
- the LOC115985526 gene encoding uncharacterized protein LOC115985526, translated as MNKALDQLSKSPFMHHIEGAILPRLFQQPTFAIYNGRTDPEEHVSQFNQRMTVHSRNKALMCKVFLFSFGPVAMRWFNGLKTNSIDSYRQLTQAFGSRFITNRRAPRPLSALLSLYMHDGETLKAYSDRYWETYNEMEDNFDDVAIITFKNSLPADHGLRKSLTGKPATSIR; from the coding sequence ATGAACAAGGCACTGGATCAACTCTCCAAGTCGCCTTTCATGCACCACATAGAAGGGGCCATACTCCCTCGACTGTTCCAGCAGCCAACCTTCGCCATTTACAACGGTAGAACAGACCCGGAagagcatgtgagccagttcAACCAAAGGATGACTGTCCATTCTAGGAACAAGGCGCTGATGTGCAAGGTCTTCTTGTTTAGCTTTGGACcagtggcgatgaggtggtttaatGGTTTGAAGACAAACTCCATCGACTCGTATAGGCAGCTGACCCAAGCTTTTGGCTCCCGCTTCATAACGAACCGCAGAGCCCCTCGGCCTTTGAGCGCTTTGTTGTCGTTATACATGCATGACGGAGAAACCTTAAAGGCTtactcggatagatattgggagacGTACAATGAAATGGAAGACAACTTTGACGACGTCGCCATTATCACTTTTAAAAACAGTCTCCCAGCCGATCACGGCCTACGGAAGTCTCTGACTGGCAAGCCCGCCACCAGTATACGTTAA